A genomic window from Lotus japonicus ecotype B-129 chromosome 1, LjGifu_v1.2 includes:
- the LOC130731513 gene encoding uncharacterized protein LOC130731513: MEALRRPSLHFPHPPHGKYYLVDAGYPTFMGFLGPYKKNRYHLPQFRNGPRITGRVEVFNYYHSSLRNVIERSFGCCKAKWKILGSMPSYDLKTQNKIITACMTLHNFIRRNDRSDEEFDANYENEDGGGENEAGPSTVTWEEPDFQSSLQMEQIREHIKNMFPTRV, encoded by the exons ATGGAGGCTCTGCGTAGACCATCATTGCATTTTCCCCATCCTCCTCATG gTAAATATTATCTTGTTGATGCGGGATACCCTACTTTTATGGGTTTTCTAGGGCCATACAAAAAAAATAGGTATCATCTTCCGCAATTCAGAAATGGACCTAGAATAACAGGGAGAGTTGAGGTGTTCAATTATTATCATTCTAGTCTTCGCAATGTGATTGAACGATCATTTGGTTGTTGCAAAGCAAAATGGAAGATACTAGGTAGTATGCCTTCTTATGATTTGAAGACACAAAACAAAATCATTACGGCTTGTATGACTTTGCATAACTTTATTAGAAGAAATGATAGAAGTGATGAAGAATTTGATGCAAATTATGAAAATgaagatggaggaggagaaaatGAAGCTGGCCCAAGTACTGTTACATGGGAGGAACCTGATTTTCAAAGTTCCTTGCAAATGGAGCAAATTAGGGAACACATCAAAAATATGTTTCCAACACGAGTTTAG
- the LOC130733063 gene encoding uncharacterized protein LOC130733063, with amino-acid sequence MDDPPQPAPDPPPPIHNGVLLQPEPESEERCSKKPKLDEPNPNLDDGGAGGELKRIAEIVLVLSTMAAMRAGRKPTGVEVDLMREARTKLAHLCQGIAPKDIVASEAIGAVIEDLGFNAKFKDQRLGFRTPKMSIAERYSHAKWKMEEAKKFSAPSTTYASQPLQTSIGGTVDNRVPTHTVRMIASDKSSHAAIPSTGTVMSIPPQVSVGSSAALQYQSTSNEVRPPVVPGVISSTHLGRNPSSVALPKVEHSQFKVGGGSNGPPYVLQVQANSSANQPLVNAPTWSMQAQSSSMARSTSENKVPTLNSAKVEVAADVTISRAGPQITTDQSFRPFTTQTVPVNLSIMHQPLQPLQGMNRVQAPVIPSHADIAKIVQKVLLPKLPDHPTWTPPSRDYMNKGLTCQICEVTVNEVDTVLLCDACEKGFHLKCLPPSVLRGIHNRVDWYCMKCLGLSGGKPLPPKYGRVMRSSNTPPKLPSNTDTIQPSSEKEAGSIDPQVSQQLLTTNGSSVQAVSSGNHSVEPSADSMTPDMNDIQVTNISSSIETIGEKSDPNFSMKSLSASADSKTRDMSDIQVTNISSSIETIGEKSDPNISMKSLSASADSKTRDMSDIQVTNISSSIETIGEKSDPNISMKSLSASADSKTRDMSDIQVTNISSSIETIGEKSDPNISMKSLSASADSKTSDMNDIQVTNISSSIETIGEKSDPNISTKSLSASADSKAPDMSDIQVTNISSSIETIGEKSDPNISMKSLSASADSKTRDMSDIQVTNISSSIETIGEKSDSNISMNSLSAASSPSTGLQSESSQQINSKALICKETSESETLPILSEPAKCENLQPSQDFQVEQTESQDNAEVSSDKHVNSTCMTREQKESHGGENLTYDSKPDDLDVAQANFIGGSETIAEGRQHSALSSDSSHAVEWIGDVLQVVDEKKFYQSCSVNGITYRLQDHALFPSSHGKLTPSKIQSMWEDCKTGLNWVKVTNCYFPDNLPGNISHPCISEVNEVYESNSDRTEMLGSIQGPCEVLPSDKFKQENDRRCQLENEPSARVQPIFLCRWFYDEIKSFFQPVTS; translated from the exons ATGGACGACCCTCCGCAACCCGCACCAGATCCTCCACCACCAATTCACAACGGAGTACTACTTCAACCCGAACCGGAATCGGAGGAGCGCTGCAGCAAGAAGCCCAAGCTAGACGAACCGAATCCGAATCTCGACGACGGCGGCGCCGGTGGCGAATTGAAGCGAATCGCGGAGATTGTGCTGGTTCTTTCCACGATGGCGGCGATGCGAGCGGGAAGGAAGCCAACCGGTGTGGAGGTTGATCTCATGAGGGAGGCTCGGACCAAGCTCGCGCATCTCTGCCAAGGGATCGCTCCTAAGGATATTGTGGCCAGTGAAGCTATTGGTGCTGTCATTGAGGATCTTGGATTTAATGCCAAGTTTAAGGATCAGAGGTTAGGGTTTCGAACTCCGAAAATGTCGATTGCTGAGAGGTACTCGCACGCTAAGTGGAAG ATGGAGGAAGCAAAGAAGTTTTCTGCACCTTCTACAACATATGCTTCTCAGCCCTTGCAAACAAGCATTGGCGGAACAGTTGATAATCGTGTGCCAACACATACTGTTCGAATGATAGCGTCTGATAAATCAAGCCATGCAGCAATCCCTTCTACAGGTACTGTAATGTCTATTCCTCCCCAAGTTTCTGTAGGGTCTTCTGCAGCATTGCAATATCAATCAACCAGCAATGAAGTGAGACCTCCAGTGGTTCCTGGTGTAATATCTAGTACTCACTTGGGGAGAAATCCATCTTCCGTAGCATTGCCCAAAGTTGAACACTCCCAGTTCAAAGTTGGCGGAGGATCAAATGGGCCTCCTTATGTGCTGCAAGTTCAAG CAAATTCATCAGCAAACCAACCATTGGTGAATGCTCCAACATGGTCAATGCAGGCTCAATCTTCATCTATGGCTAGAAGCACGTCAGAAAACAAGGTGCCTACTCTTAACTCTGCTAAGGTTGAAGTAGCAGCTGATGTAACCATATCAAGGGCAGGGCCTCAAATAACAACAGATCAAAGCTTTAGACCATTTACTACTCAAACAGTGCCTGTGAATTTGTCAATTATGCACCAGCCCTTGCAGCCCTTGCAGGGCATGAACAGGGTTCAAGCTCCTGTGATTCCTAGTCATGCGGATATTGCAAAGATTGTCCAGAAAGTGTTACTACCAAAACTTCCTGACCATCCCACATGGACTCCTCCCTCAAGGGATTATATGAATAAGGGTTTGACTTGTCAAATATGTGAGGTCACTGTCAATGAGGTTGATACTGTACTTCTCTGTGATGCTTGTGAAAAGGGATTTCACTTGAAGTGCCTGCCACCATCGGTCTTAAGAGGAATTCATAATAGAGTTGATTGGTACTGCATGAAGTGCTTGGGTTTAAGTGGTGGGAAGCCTTTGCCTCCAAAATATGGCCGTGTTATGAGATCCTCTAACACACCACCAAAATTGCCCTCTAATACAGACACTATTCAACCATCTTCAGAGAAGGAAGCAGGGAGCATAGATCCACAGGTCAGCCAGCAGTTGTTAACAACAAATGGGAGCTCTGTCCAAGCTGTTTCCAGTGGCAATCATAGTGTCGAACCATCAGCTGACTCAATGACCCCAGATATGAATGATATACAAGTTACCAACATTTCATCCAGCATTGAAACTATTGGTGAAAAGTCTGATCCAAACTTCTCTATGAAGTCTCTTAGTGCATCAGCTGACTCAAAGACCAGAGATATGAGTGATATACAAGTTACCAACATTTCATCCAGCATTGAAACTATTGGTGAGAAGTCTGATCCTAACATCTCTATGAAGTCTCTCAGTGCATCAGCTGACTCAAAGACCAGAGATATGAGCGATATACAAGTTACCAACATTTCATCCAGCATTGAAACTATTGGTGAGAAGTCTGATCCAAACATCTCTATGAAGTCTCTCAGTGCATCAGCTGACTCAAAGACCAGAGATATGAGCGATATACAAGTTACCAACATTTCATCCAGCATTGAAACTATTGGTGAGAAGTCTGATCCAAACATCTCTATGAAGTCCCTTAGTGCATCAGCTGACTCAAAGACCTCAGATATGAATGATATACAAGTTACCAACATTTCATCCAGCATTGAAACTATTGGTGAGAAGTCTGATCCAAACATCTCTACGAAGTCCCTTAGTGCATCAGCTGACTCAAAGGCCCCAGATATGAGTGATATACAAGTTACCAACATTTCATCCAGTATTGAAACTATTGGTGAGAAGTCTGATCCAAACATCTCTATGAAGTCCCTTAGTGCATCGGCTGACTCAAAGACCAGAGATATGAGCGATATACAAGTTACCAACATTTCATCCAGCATTGAAACTATTGGTGAGAAGTCTGATTCAAACATCTCTATGAATTCCCTTAGTGCAGCTTCTAGTCCTTCCACCGGCTTGCAAAGTGAAAGCTCTCAACAAATAAATTCTAAGGCTTTGATCTGTAAAGAGACATCAGAATCTGAAACTCTTCCTATATTATCTGAGCCGGCTAAATGTGAAAATTTGCAACCATCACAAGATTTTCAAGTGGAGCAGACAGAGTCACAAGACAATGCTGAAGTATCATCAGATAAACATGTTAACAGTACTTGTATGACTAGGGAACAAAAGGAATCTCATGGAGGAGAAAATTTAACTTATGATAGTAAGCCTGATGACCTAGATGTCGCACAAGCAAATTTTATTGGAGGTTCTGAAACTATTGCTGAAGGTAGACAACACTCTGCATTATCTTCAGATAGCTCACATGCTGTAGAATGGATTGGTGATGTTTTACAAGTTGTAGATGAGAAAAAGTTTTACCAATCTTGCTCTGTCAATGGAATAACGTATAGGCTGCAGGATCATGCTCTTTTTCCATCCAGCCATGGCAAATTAACACCTTCTAAAATTCAG TCTATGTGGGAAGATTGCAAAACTGGGTTAAATTGGGTTAAGGTGACAAACTGCTACTTTCCTGACAATTTGCCAGGGAATATTAGTCACCCGTGTATATCTGAAGTCAATGAg GTTTATGAATCTAATAGTGACAGAACGGAAATGCTTGGCTCTATTCAAGGCCCGTGTGAAGTCCTTCCATCAGATAAGTTTAAACAAGAAAATGACAGGCGATGTCAGTTAGAAAATGAGCCAAGTGCTAGAGTACAGCCCATTTTCCTTTGCAG GTGGTTTTATGATGAAATCAAAAGTTTTTTTCAACCAGTTACCAGTTGA
- the LOC130733064 gene encoding indole-3-acetate O-methyltransferase 1-like — protein MGDNVVVSKMELERLLSMKGGKGEASYANNSQAQAIHAKSMLHLLKETLDRVKLGDADTPFVVVDLGCSCGSNTIKVVDVIIKHIIKRYESLGCFDLPEFSAFFSDLPSNDFNTLFQLLPPLANYGVSMEECLAANNHRSYFAAGVPGSFYRRLFPAKSIDVFHSAFSLHWLSQVPESVLDKRSSAYNKGRVFIHGADESTTSAYKKQFQTDLASFLSSRSVEMKRGGSMFLVCLGRTSVDPTDQGGAGLLFGTHFQDAWDDLVQEGLISREKRDNFNIPVYAPSLQDFKEVVEADGSFAINKLEVFKGGSPLVVNQPDDASEVGRALANSCRAVCGVLVDAHIGDKHSEELFLRVEQRATNQAKELLEKLQFFHIVASLSLVQ, from the exons ATGGGAGACAATGTTGTTGTGTCCAAAATGGAACTTGAGAGGTTGCTTAGCATGAAAGGAGGCAAAGGAGAAGCCAGCTATGCCAACAATTCCCAAGCTCAG GCCATACATGCCAAATCAATGCTTCACCTTCTGAAAGAAACCCTAGATAGAGTTAAGCTTGGAGATGCTGATACACCATTTGTGGTGGTGGACCTGGGTTGTTCATGCGGAAGCAACACCATCAAAGTGGTGGATGTGATCATCAAGCACATCATCAAGCGCTATGAGTCTTTAGGGTGCTTTGACCTACCTGAGTTTTCTGCTTTCTTCTCTGACCTTCCCAGCAATGACTTCAACACTCTCTTTCAGCTCCTTCCTCCTCTTGCCAACTACGGTGTTAGCATGGAAGAGTGCCTCGCTGCCAACAACCACCGCTCCTACTTTGCTGCCGGAGTTCCTGGCTCTTTCTACCGGAGGCTTTTCCCGGCCAAGTCCATTGATGTTTTCCACTCAGCCTTTTCTTTGCACTGGCTATCTCAG GTCCCTGAGTCTGTATTGGATAAGAGGTCAAGTGCATACAACAAAGGCAGGGTGTTCATTCATGGTGCTGATGAGAGCACAACAAGTGCATACAAAAAGCAATTCCAAACAGACTTGGCAAGCTTCCTGAGCTCAAGGTCAGTGGAGATGAAGAGAGGGGGGTCCATGTTCTTAGTTTGCTTGGGGAGAACCTCAGTGGACCCCACAGACCAAGGTGGGGCTGGCCTTCTTTTTGGGACCCACTTTCAGGATGCTTGGGATGATCTTGTCCAAGAG GGATTAATTAGCCGTGAGAAACGAGACAATTTTAACATTCCGGTTTATGCGCCGAGCCTGCAAGACTTTAAGGAGGTGGTTGAAGCTGATGGTTCATTTGCCATAAACAAGCTTGAGGTGTTCAAAGGGGGGAGCCCCCTTGTGGTGAACCAACCTGATGATGCTAGTGAAGTAGGCAGGGCTCTAGCCAACAGCTGCAGGGCAGTGTGTGGTGTGCTTGTTGATGCTCACATTGGTGACAAGCACAGTGAGGAACTCTTTCTTAGAGTAGAGCAAAGAGCTACAAATCAAGCCAAAGAACTCTTAGAGAAACTTCAGTTCTTTCACATAGTTGCATCCCTTTCTTTGGTTCaatga
- the LOC130732796 gene encoding polyadenylate-binding protein RBP45B-like, translating into MSREPTSARAPNSDGGGSPSKDDTQAEGDGDGGETTSDGDGSDRRKKNGFLLGGEKAKDASIQVRREEKVAACSGFSRSDDVGLEKENNLHCNSIFTLFVDGISDGVNYLQVRGLFAQIGRVLNVFIQRQRKIGRSHRFGFARFSSLEVASQAINLLDGFRLGGTPLSVAWARFPRRGVAGSRVFAARDQRSSEHAGVLAGIGESTSVVFFRE; encoded by the coding sequence ATGAGTCGCGAACCCACCTCTGCTAGGGCTCCAAACTCTGATGGCGGCGGATCTCCCTCCAAGGACGATACCCAAGCAGAAGGCGACGGAGATGGCGGCGAGACGACGAGCGACGGAGACGGTTCCGACCGGAGGAAGAAAAACGGCTTTCTCCTGGGTGGAGAAAAAGCTAAAGACGCTTCCATCCAGGTTCGAAGGGAGGAGAAAGTAGCTGCGTGCAGCGGCTTCTCGAGGAGCGACGACGTCGGTTTGGAGAAGGAGAATAACCTCCACTGTAATTCGATCTTCACCCTTTTCGTTGATGGCATTTCTGACGGCGTCAATTATCTCCAGGTTCGTGGTCTTTTTGCTCAGATTGGGAGGGTTTTGAATGTCTTTATCCAGAGACAGAGGAAGATTGGGAGAAGCCATAGGTTCGGGTTTGCTAGATTCTCTTCTTTGGAGGTTGCTTCTCAGGCGATTAACCTCCTCGATGGGTTTCGTTTGGGAGGAACGCCATTGTCGGTTGCTTGGGCGAGATTTCCGCGACGTGGAGTTGCTGGTTCGAGGGTGTTTGCGGCTAGAGATCAGAGATCGTCGGAGCATGCTGGGGTTCTTGCTGGAATCGGGGAATCGACGTCTGTTGTCTTCTTCCGAGAGTGA